From a region of the Sporosarcina ureilytica genome:
- the brnQ gene encoding branched-chain amino acid transport system II carrier protein has product MEKKLSFSSYLVIGVMLFALFFGAGNLIFPAQLGQNAGTNLWPAILGFLITGVGLPFLGILAMGYSGSRNLQDLASRIHPLYAVVFTSLLYLTIGPFFAAPRTGAVAFDIAIMPFIGDGNVQIALLLFTLIFFGITLWLSLNPAKIVDRVGKVLAPGIIILLLALLAMVVIKPMGAIENPQVSYSTGAFVTGFTEGYNTMDALASLVFGIIVINAIRSMGVTSKRGILAATAKTGVVATAFLAIIYVGIAYLGATSTSRIGLFDTGGPVLSEASTHYFGTLGLVLLAVVIILACLTTAIGLMTACGEYFHTLMPKVSYKAFVTIFTVFCFIVSNFGLGNIITYSIPLLMFIYPLAIVLMLLTFTSSLFNHSRIVYVAATTIAFMISIIDGFKTFCELVEIEYFEWLSPIVKFYENSLPLYSDGLGWLLPVVTTMLVTGIIVRLQQNATVRA; this is encoded by the coding sequence ATGGAAAAGAAACTATCATTTTCGTCGTATCTAGTTATTGGTGTCATGTTATTCGCATTATTTTTCGGCGCAGGAAATTTAATCTTTCCGGCACAGTTAGGACAAAATGCAGGAACAAATTTATGGCCAGCAATTTTGGGTTTTTTAATTACAGGAGTCGGACTACCGTTTTTAGGGATACTTGCTATGGGTTATTCAGGAAGTCGGAATTTACAAGACCTTGCTAGCCGTATTCACCCACTTTACGCAGTAGTTTTTACGTCATTACTTTATCTAACAATCGGACCATTCTTTGCAGCGCCACGTACAGGAGCCGTTGCATTTGATATAGCGATTATGCCATTTATTGGTGATGGTAATGTACAGATAGCATTATTGCTATTTACTTTAATCTTTTTCGGAATTACACTGTGGTTATCTTTAAATCCAGCTAAAATCGTTGATCGAGTTGGAAAAGTATTAGCACCGGGAATTATTATTTTACTTCTTGCTTTACTTGCAATGGTCGTCATAAAACCGATGGGCGCCATTGAAAATCCACAAGTTTCCTATAGTACTGGGGCATTTGTAACAGGGTTTACAGAAGGGTATAACACGATGGATGCACTTGCATCACTTGTTTTTGGGATTATCGTCATTAATGCAATCCGTTCGATGGGCGTGACGAGTAAACGAGGGATTTTAGCCGCAACTGCTAAAACAGGTGTTGTTGCAACAGCATTTTTGGCAATTATTTATGTCGGTATTGCTTATTTAGGTGCCACAAGTACAAGCAGAATTGGATTGTTTGATACAGGTGGTCCGGTACTAAGTGAAGCATCCACGCATTACTTTGGAACACTTGGATTAGTACTGTTAGCTGTAGTCATTATTCTTGCTTGTTTAACGACAGCAATTGGACTGATGACAGCATGCGGAGAATACTTCCATACATTGATGCCGAAAGTAAGTTACAAAGCATTTGTTACGATTTTTACAGTATTTTGTTTTATTGTTTCAAACTTTGGATTAGGGAATATTATTACTTATTCAATCCCACTGTTAATGTTCATTTATCCACTTGCGATTGTATTGATGTTGTTAACATTTACATCATCGTTATTTAATCATTCGCGAATTGTCTATGTTGCTGCGACAACGATTGCATTTATGATTAGTATTATCGATGGGTTTAAAACGTTTTGTGAATTAGTTGAAATAGAATATTTTGAATGGCTATCACCAATTGTTAAGTTTTATGAAAACTCACTCCCACTTTATAGCGATGGACTCGGATGGTTACTTCCAGTTGTTACAACGATGCTTGTTACAGGAATCATCGTCCGATTACAGCAAAATGCAACGGTTCGTGCATAA
- a CDS encoding carbon starvation CstA family protein — translation MVTFIASIVLLIAGYAVYSKVVEKAFNIDDSRQTPAYTVNDGMDYVPMSWWKGWLIQLLNIAGLGPIFGAVAGALYGPVAFIWIVVGAIFAGGVHDYFSGMLSLKHRGAQFPEIVGKYLGQFAKKSIIVVSLILMILVTAAFTAGPAQLLAQVTPLSFMGAIFVVFAYFFIAAILPINKIIGRIYPIFGAVIIIMAVAIAGVLIFGNYSIPNLTLNNMHPGELPVWPLLMVTISCGAISGFHSTQSPIVSRTMKKESEGRKIFYGAMIGEGVIALIWAAAGMTFFGGTGGLQSALAAGGPAGVINEMSTTMLGTVGGVLAILAIIILPITTGDTALRSSRMIVMDSVSKWINPDKKSTVILATIALGTPAFLLSMIDYTFLWRYVGGTNQITATIMLWVVVSYLLKEGRAHAHYIASIPALFMTGVVTTYFVYAPEGLNLDYTISLIIGGVMTFGVFLLYVRQIIRHKEIAAKSLALE, via the coding sequence ATGGTTACATTTATTGCGTCAATTGTATTACTTATCGCTGGTTATGCGGTTTATTCGAAAGTAGTGGAAAAGGCATTTAATATAGACGACTCGCGTCAAACACCTGCATATACGGTCAATGACGGAATGGACTATGTGCCGATGAGCTGGTGGAAAGGTTGGCTCATTCAGTTATTAAACATAGCTGGATTAGGACCTATCTTCGGAGCAGTTGCCGGTGCTTTATATGGGCCGGTTGCATTTATTTGGATCGTTGTTGGTGCTATTTTTGCAGGCGGAGTTCACGATTATTTTTCTGGGATGCTATCACTGAAACATAGAGGTGCACAATTCCCTGAAATTGTTGGCAAGTATTTAGGACAATTTGCGAAGAAGTCGATTATCGTTGTTTCGCTTATCTTAATGATTTTGGTTACAGCAGCTTTTACTGCCGGTCCAGCACAGTTACTTGCACAAGTAACACCACTTTCCTTTATGGGCGCAATTTTCGTTGTTTTTGCGTATTTCTTTATCGCGGCCATCTTACCGATTAATAAAATCATTGGTAGAATTTACCCGATATTTGGCGCAGTCATTATTATTATGGCGGTAGCAATCGCTGGAGTTCTCATTTTTGGGAATTACTCAATTCCAAACTTAACGTTGAACAATATGCATCCGGGGGAATTACCAGTTTGGCCACTTCTAATGGTTACGATTTCTTGCGGAGCGATTTCCGGGTTTCACTCGACGCAAAGTCCTATCGTTTCTAGAACGATGAAAAAAGAATCTGAAGGTCGTAAAATCTTTTACGGTGCGATGATTGGAGAAGGTGTTATTGCATTAATTTGGGCAGCTGCGGGGATGACATTTTTCGGTGGAACGGGCGGATTACAATCTGCACTAGCAGCGGGTGGTCCAGCAGGTGTTATTAATGAAATGTCTACAACAATGTTAGGTACAGTCGGCGGTGTTTTAGCCATTCTCGCAATTATAATTTTACCAATTACAACTGGAGATACAGCTCTCCGTTCTTCTAGAATGATTGTTATGGACTCTGTTTCAAAATGGATTAACCCAGACAAGAAGAGTACTGTAATTTTAGCAACAATCGCGTTAGGGACACCGGCATTTTTATTATCGATGATTGATTATACGTTCTTATGGAGATATGTAGGTGGAACAAATCAGATCACTGCAACAATTATGTTATGGGTTGTTGTTTCGTATTTATTAAAAGAAGGACGTGCTCACGCGCATTATATTGCAAGTATTCCGGCCTTGTTTATGACTGGCGTTGTTACGACTTATTTCGTTTATGCACCGGAAGGTTTGAATTTAGACTACACGATTTCTTTAATCATAGGTGGGGTCATGACGTTTGGTGTATTCCTACTTTACGTTAGACAAATTATCCGTCACAAAGAGATTGCTGCAAAAAGTTTAGCTCTTGAATAA
- a CDS encoding DUF4825 domain-containing protein: MDNRRKVMIAILIIGIPLFIWIQFFEVPSKVKIGEEKLQQDAITHEFEKVTQFESLYMGDASNVINLLNELPLNQYIGTIELDSDALSLLVNYDINSTEIERQAQQGMIYNSTAMFALIENLQQINMKFNDKTYNVSRDRVEKWFGTTLVDFKDPEVFREKVQSQLNEDLTAWFLAYTEEE; the protein is encoded by the coding sequence ATGGATAATCGAAGGAAAGTTATGATTGCGATTTTAATTATCGGGATTCCTTTGTTCATATGGATTCAATTTTTTGAAGTACCAAGCAAAGTGAAAATTGGGGAGGAGAAATTACAGCAAGATGCTATCACACATGAATTTGAAAAGGTGACCCAATTTGAATCACTGTATATGGGGGATGCATCGAATGTAATAAATTTATTGAATGAATTGCCACTCAATCAATATATAGGCACGATAGAACTTGATTCGGATGCCTTATCTCTTCTAGTGAATTATGATATTAATTCAACAGAAATTGAGCGCCAAGCACAACAAGGTATGATTTATAATTCAACGGCAATGTTTGCGCTTATAGAAAACTTACAACAGATCAATATGAAATTTAATGATAAAACGTATAATGTTTCAAGAGACCGGGTGGAAAAATGGTTTGGGACTACTTTAGTAGATTTTAAGGACCCTGAAGTGTTTAGAGAGAAAGTACAAAGTCAGCTGAATGAAGACCTCACAGCATGGTTTCTTGCATATACGGAAGAGGAGTGA
- a CDS encoding GntR family transcriptional regulator has product MPIPTNFERPRRLTAKENAFQQIQEWIIDGTLKPSEKLNDVELAKALGVSRTPVRESLQLLEVQGFVEMFPGKATQVTEVEKDTITDLLPPLAVLQALSAELAIPNLTDETIQLLEETNKKFAEAIHDKQFFNALKIDEAFHQIIGDTANNPYITSLVSNLQAHVRRLFFHNSIVLTESSIQEHADIIRLMKNGEGENASSIMRGNWLRAIEEFRSLKN; this is encoded by the coding sequence ATGCCTATACCAACGAATTTTGAAAGGCCAAGACGCTTAACCGCAAAAGAAAATGCATTTCAGCAAATCCAAGAATGGATTATAGATGGAACGTTAAAACCTTCTGAAAAGCTCAATGATGTTGAACTTGCAAAAGCACTAGGCGTAAGCCGGACACCAGTTCGTGAATCTCTTCAACTTTTAGAAGTTCAAGGATTCGTTGAAATGTTTCCAGGAAAAGCAACGCAAGTAACAGAGGTTGAAAAAGATACAATCACTGACTTACTTCCACCGCTCGCTGTTTTGCAAGCGCTATCAGCGGAACTAGCAATACCTAATTTGACCGATGAAACGATACAGTTACTTGAAGAAACAAATAAAAAATTTGCTGAAGCAATTCATGATAAGCAGTTTTTTAACGCTTTAAAAATCGATGAAGCATTTCACCAAATCATTGGGGATACAGCGAATAATCCTTATATCACTTCACTTGTATCCAACTTGCAAGCTCATGTAAGAAGACTATTTTTTCATAACTCTATCGTTTTAACCGAAAGTTCCATTCAAGAGCACGCCGATATCATTCGTCTTATGAAAAACGGTGAAGGCGAAAACGCATCGAGTATTATGCGTGGAAACTGGTTACGCGCAATTGAAGAGTTTCGTTCACTAAAAAACTGA
- a CDS encoding 3D domain-containing protein produces the protein MKKFSIAFLTGLFIFGFGVKESYASSPKYTVKSGDNLYRISLLYNTSVSNLKTWNNLSGNIIFPNQTLIVGNKISKTKTASKQVKKELTMKSTAYTAYCNGCIGITKTGINLRKNPNQKVIAVDPKVIPLGSKVFVEGYGYAVAGDIGSAIKGNTIDVFFPTKKEAFQWGRKEVKVQILD, from the coding sequence TTGAAAAAATTTAGTATTGCATTTCTAACAGGTCTTTTCATATTTGGATTTGGCGTGAAAGAGAGCTATGCATCTTCGCCAAAATATACTGTAAAATCAGGTGATAACTTATATCGGATATCCTTACTCTATAACACTAGTGTATCAAACTTAAAAACTTGGAACAATTTAAGCGGTAATATCATTTTTCCAAATCAAACGTTAATCGTTGGAAATAAAATATCAAAAACGAAAACAGCATCAAAGCAAGTGAAGAAAGAATTGACAATGAAATCAACGGCCTACACAGCTTACTGTAATGGATGTATTGGCATTACAAAAACAGGAATTAACCTACGAAAAAATCCAAATCAAAAAGTCATCGCGGTCGATCCGAAAGTGATACCACTTGGCTCTAAGGTCTTTGTTGAAGGTTATGGCTATGCGGTCGCTGGAGATATCGGAAGTGCAATCAAAGGAAATACTATCGATGTATTTTTCCCGACGAAAAAAGAGGCTTTTCAATGGGGACGTAAAGAAGTGAAAGTACAAATACTAGATTGA
- a CDS encoding GNAT family N-acetyltransferase, with translation MDTLTIRQATKKDIHKVQDVLITSQQFTYKNIFSESNIQKIIHRYYNLDRLSEEIACINAKWHGYIVAEEQGNIIGVIGGGMRDETDGEVYVLYLHPKERGKGVGTRLLNHFTKIQKYTYGAEEQWVAVAKGNDYGIPFYEARGFTFQYESQSYAALDKNDISLWYKRKIIKGV, from the coding sequence ATGGATACTCTTACAATTCGTCAAGCTACTAAAAAGGATATCCACAAAGTGCAAGACGTCCTTATAACAAGTCAGCAGTTTACATATAAAAACATATTTTCTGAATCAAACATCCAGAAAATTATTCATCGCTATTACAATCTGGATAGACTATCGGAAGAGATTGCGTGCATTAACGCCAAATGGCACGGCTACATCGTCGCCGAAGAACAAGGAAATATTATTGGTGTGATTGGCGGTGGGATGAGGGATGAAACAGATGGAGAGGTCTATGTGTTGTACTTGCATCCTAAGGAGCGAGGTAAAGGAGTTGGCACACGGCTGCTCAATCACTTTACTAAAATCCAAAAATATACTTACGGAGCTGAAGAGCAATGGGTTGCTGTCGCAAAAGGAAATGATTACGGGATTCCTTTTTACGAAGCACGAGGATTTACATTTCAATACGAAAGCCAATCGTATGCAGCATTAGATAAGAATGATATCTCTTTATGGTATAAAAGAAAAATTATAAAAGGAGTATGA
- a CDS encoding SDR family NAD(P)-dependent oxidoreductase, producing the protein MRKIEIVIVTGASKGIGLSVLKQLQEKGKKVIGLARTMPAKARHFVTVDLAETEKLEGVLTAIIREHIVEATSFTLINNAGTVEPIGLIGTVNSAEVSNAISINLTAPMILCNTFIRELEAFSGAKKIMNISSGAGRKPYEGWGAYCTTKAGLDHFSRVIAVEQERATNPVEIVSIAPGIIDTGMQETIRHSSEASFPLLNRFVEYKEQGLLSSAEETARNLISFLEKADFKTTGPIADIRHY; encoded by the coding sequence GTGAGGAAAATAGAAATTGTTATTGTAACAGGTGCATCAAAAGGAATTGGTTTATCAGTATTAAAACAATTACAGGAAAAAGGGAAGAAAGTAATCGGGTTAGCGAGAACTATGCCAGCTAAAGCGAGGCATTTTGTAACGGTCGACCTTGCAGAAACAGAAAAGTTAGAAGGGGTTTTAACAGCGATTATTCGTGAGCATATTGTGGAAGCCACATCGTTTACTTTAATTAATAATGCGGGAACCGTAGAACCAATTGGATTAATCGGAACAGTAAATAGTGCAGAAGTATCCAATGCTATATCCATCAATCTAACTGCACCCATGATTTTATGTAATACGTTTATCCGGGAATTAGAAGCTTTTAGTGGCGCTAAAAAGATTATGAACATTTCTTCAGGGGCTGGACGGAAACCGTATGAAGGATGGGGCGCTTATTGTACGACAAAGGCGGGACTTGATCATTTTTCCCGCGTGATTGCTGTTGAGCAAGAGCGTGCTACTAATCCTGTGGAAATCGTGTCTATTGCACCGGGGATTATTGATACGGGCATGCAAGAGACGATTCGACATAGCAGTGAAGCGTCTTTTCCGTTACTAAATAGGTTTGTTGAGTATAAAGAACAAGGGTTGTTAAGTAGTGCAGAGGAGACGGCACGTAACTTAATCAGCTTTTTGGAAAAAGCTGATTTTAAAACAACTGGGCCAATTGCGGATATTCGTCATTACTAA
- a CDS encoding RtcB family protein codes for MIEIKGRYNEAVVFTDVIEDTAKQQVYDLCNLEFLQDSKIRMMPDLHAGKGCTVGTTMTITDKVVPNFVGVDLGCGMICVKIDVQKKDIDFHKLDQVIRRNVPSGMKIRRKAHRNANQIPFNEILAPINEGRAKNSVGTLGGGNHFIEINEDSKGNIYLVIHSGSRNPGKQISDHYQDLAIEQLDSRPDRENLDRNTAYLEGEQMQNYLHDVGIAQQYAAVNRQTMAEVIMRGMDWNEISTFDTIHNYVDLDNMILRKGAISAQKDEIVIIPMNMRDGSLICRGKGNPDWNYSGPHGAGRTMSRTQARRQVKLAEFEDAMADVWSTSVTKSTIDESPFAYKKMDDIVRHIGDSVEVLEIIKPLYNYKA; via the coding sequence TTGATAGAAATTAAAGGTCGATATAACGAAGCGGTTGTTTTTACAGATGTGATTGAGGATACTGCAAAACAGCAAGTATATGACTTATGTAATCTAGAATTTCTCCAAGACTCGAAAATTCGAATGATGCCTGATTTACATGCCGGTAAAGGATGCACCGTTGGGACAACGATGACAATTACAGATAAAGTAGTCCCTAATTTTGTTGGCGTTGATTTAGGTTGCGGAATGATTTGCGTGAAAATTGACGTTCAGAAAAAAGATATCGACTTTCATAAACTCGATCAAGTGATTAGAAGAAATGTACCAAGCGGCATGAAGATTCGCAGAAAGGCTCATCGCAATGCGAATCAGATTCCTTTTAATGAAATCCTGGCGCCTATAAATGAAGGAAGAGCTAAAAACAGCGTCGGTACATTAGGTGGTGGGAATCACTTTATCGAGATAAACGAAGATTCAAAAGGTAATATTTATCTTGTGATTCATTCAGGCAGTCGTAATCCTGGCAAACAAATCTCGGACCATTATCAAGACTTGGCGATTGAGCAATTAGATTCACGACCAGACCGTGAAAACTTAGATAGAAATACTGCTTATTTAGAAGGCGAGCAAATGCAAAATTATTTACATGACGTTGGTATAGCCCAGCAATACGCCGCAGTCAATCGTCAAACGATGGCAGAAGTGATTATGAGAGGGATGGACTGGAACGAAATCAGTACGTTTGATACGATTCACAATTACGTTGACTTAGACAATATGATTTTAAGAAAAGGTGCAATTTCTGCTCAGAAAGATGAAATCGTCATTATTCCGATGAATATGCGCGACGGCTCGCTCATTTGCCGCGGGAAAGGAAATCCAGATTGGAACTATTCCGGTCCGCACGGTGCTGGCCGAACAATGAGCCGGACTCAAGCTAGAAGACAAGTGAAACTTGCAGAATTTGAAGATGCCATGGCAGATGTTTGGAGCACGTCCGTCACAAAGTCAACAATCGATGAATCTCCATTCGCTTATAAAAAAATGGATGATATCGTCCGTCATATTGGCGATTCCGTTGAAGTATTGGAAATTATTAAGCCTTTATACAATTATAAAGCCTAA
- a CDS encoding AAA family ATPase, with product MKPVTLKMTAFGPYKETEVVDFQDLQEHLLFVISGATGSGKTTIFDGICFALYGEASGEDRTDIRALRSDFAQNDTQTAVELIFEIHRRTYRIMRQVPYTKVGNKSETPARCELYELTEDGEVPVVDRQMVSEINRKIESLIGFTQAQFSQIVMLPQGEFRKFLTSDTENKELIMRKIFKTDQYREIVKRLQKQRDEAKAKLDRERQQERALVEQISASLPNRESSIFHLLASENYNAQQIIEGLNEEKLFYENKIHEDKEAYEKAYKKHGEMVDRYHAAKSINERFIELEQRQNTYQQMVEQIPFFEQEAKRLEQAERALTIEQIEYQFEELTKELVAREEVVVKSVHAVQVAKERLAKVNVQFKVEEEKQQQLEQIKVQLFRLQDALPKVKDLASKKQRLHSLENELKNHNKSFVELTEQATHESEKVTHLTEQINQREEAVISLDEKVELLTTINEKCKLVDEYIALRKQTEAYERTKNERKQFYNQAQSAYEQLTSDWLIGEAATLAAKLHEGEACPVCGSADHPQKAHETNITVSKEELEEKKQQLTNIESAYRIADADYQSSFKQLQSKAQRFEDGDVDVRLEQIDDESQKINEEKAQVEKEVMALRAIRQELVQLKERLMNQRKVADEALNLKLVMERNVYESNALIEKEQALFEQIIREIPGELRELTVLEQKINHLTKERNTIEQAWQVIQKQLEESRELVASSKSAKLHAIESRDDTKLKSEQAEKRFQEALEKSTFPTKQAYQEAKMDEDSRRVLRTKIDDFKQQFYSIRKAVKELSAFLEGKQKLDLEKVEVTLAELKTAYEVALQAVNQSRSYYNSIEQLKEQLIQVTERLSVLERKFGQVEDLYDVIRGNNHLKLSFERYIQIEYLEQMIQSANERLRDISNGQFELIRSDRQEVRGRQSGLGLDVYDAYTGQTRDVKTLSGGEKFNASLSLALGMADIIQSFQGAVSIDTMFIDEGFGTLDEESLTKAIDTLIDLQKAGRMIGVISHVEELKAAFPAILEVKKSKEGHSQTSFVIK from the coding sequence ATGAAACCAGTAACACTTAAAATGACGGCATTTGGTCCATATAAAGAGACAGAAGTTGTTGATTTTCAGGATTTACAAGAGCATCTTTTATTTGTAATTTCAGGGGCAACAGGGTCTGGCAAAACAACAATTTTTGATGGTATTTGTTTCGCACTTTACGGGGAAGCGAGCGGCGAAGACAGAACTGATATCCGTGCTTTGCGTAGTGATTTTGCGCAAAATGATACACAAACTGCAGTCGAGCTTATATTTGAAATTCATCGTCGTACATACCGAATTATGCGCCAAGTTCCTTATACGAAGGTTGGAAATAAATCTGAAACGCCTGCGCGTTGTGAACTGTATGAACTGACAGAGGACGGAGAAGTGCCGGTTGTAGATAGACAAATGGTGTCAGAGATTAATAGGAAAATAGAGTCATTAATTGGCTTTACACAAGCGCAATTTAGTCAAATAGTGATGTTGCCGCAAGGAGAATTTAGAAAGTTTTTAACGTCTGACACTGAGAACAAAGAGCTCATCATGAGAAAAATATTTAAGACAGACCAGTATCGTGAAATTGTCAAACGGTTACAAAAACAGAGGGACGAGGCAAAAGCTAAACTGGATCGAGAAAGGCAACAAGAAAGAGCACTAGTTGAGCAGATTTCTGCTTCATTGCCAAACAGGGAATCCTCAATATTTCACTTACTAGCTAGTGAGAACTATAATGCGCAACAAATTATTGAAGGTTTGAATGAAGAGAAGTTATTTTATGAGAATAAAATTCATGAGGATAAGGAAGCGTATGAGAAGGCATATAAAAAGCATGGGGAAATGGTGGACCGTTATCATGCTGCAAAATCTATTAATGAGCGCTTTATTGAGTTAGAGCAAAGGCAAAATACGTACCAACAAATGGTAGAACAAATCCCTTTCTTTGAACAGGAAGCCAAACGCCTGGAACAAGCGGAACGTGCGCTCACAATTGAACAAATTGAATATCAGTTTGAGGAATTAACAAAAGAACTTGTTGCTAGAGAAGAGGTTGTAGTGAAATCGGTACATGCCGTTCAAGTTGCTAAAGAAAGACTAGCAAAAGTGAACGTGCAATTTAAAGTGGAAGAAGAAAAGCAACAACAATTGGAACAAATAAAAGTACAGCTCTTCCGACTTCAAGATGCCTTGCCAAAAGTGAAGGATTTGGCTTCTAAAAAACAACGCCTTCATAGTTTAGAAAATGAACTAAAGAATCATAACAAAAGTTTTGTAGAATTAACGGAACAAGCCACTCATGAAAGTGAGAAAGTCACCCATCTTACAGAACAAATTAATCAGCGGGAAGAAGCTGTTATTTCATTAGATGAGAAAGTTGAGCTCTTAACGACAATCAATGAAAAATGTAAACTTGTGGATGAATACATCGCATTACGAAAGCAAACAGAGGCATATGAACGAACTAAAAATGAGCGTAAGCAATTTTATAATCAAGCTCAATCGGCGTATGAACAATTAACAAGTGACTGGTTAATCGGTGAAGCCGCAACACTAGCAGCAAAACTTCATGAAGGAGAAGCTTGTCCAGTATGCGGAAGTGCAGACCATCCACAAAAGGCTCACGAAACCAATATAACGGTATCCAAAGAAGAGCTTGAGGAGAAAAAGCAACAACTGACAAATATTGAAAGTGCCTATCGCATAGCGGATGCAGATTACCAAAGTTCATTTAAACAGTTACAAAGTAAGGCGCAAAGGTTTGAGGATGGGGACGTAGATGTTCGCCTCGAGCAAATCGATGATGAAAGTCAAAAGATAAATGAAGAAAAAGCGCAAGTTGAAAAAGAAGTGATGGCACTTCGAGCAATTCGACAAGAATTAGTTCAACTGAAAGAACGGTTAATGAATCAAAGGAAAGTGGCTGACGAAGCGCTAAACCTTAAATTGGTCATGGAAAGAAACGTATATGAAAGCAATGCTTTGATTGAGAAAGAGCAAGCGCTTTTTGAACAAATAATACGTGAAATTCCAGGAGAATTAAGAGAACTCACTGTTTTAGAGCAAAAAATTAATCACCTTACAAAGGAAAGAAACACGATAGAGCAAGCTTGGCAGGTAATCCAAAAGCAATTAGAGGAAAGTCGGGAACTTGTCGCGTCTTCTAAGTCAGCTAAATTACATGCAATTGAATCGCGCGATGATACAAAGTTGAAAAGTGAACAAGCGGAGAAAAGATTCCAGGAAGCATTAGAAAAGTCAACATTCCCGACGAAACAAGCTTATCAAGAAGCGAAAATGGATGAAGATTCACGTCGAGTATTACGAACAAAAATTGATGACTTCAAACAGCAGTTTTATTCTATTCGAAAAGCTGTAAAGGAATTATCAGCTTTCTTGGAAGGCAAACAAAAACTAGACTTAGAAAAAGTAGAAGTCACACTTGCCGAATTGAAAACAGCATATGAAGTCGCTTTACAGGCGGTTAACCAATCTAGATCTTATTACAATTCAATTGAACAATTGAAAGAGCAACTGATACAAGTGACCGAACGTCTATCAGTTTTAGAAAGAAAGTTTGGGCAAGTTGAAGATTTATATGATGTGATTAGAGGCAATAATCATTTAAAACTATCCTTTGAACGTTATATTCAAATAGAATATCTTGAACAGATGATTCAATCTGCCAATGAACGTCTTCGAGATATCTCGAATGGCCAGTTTGAATTGATACGAAGCGATCGGCAAGAAGTTCGAGGGCGTCAAAGCGGTTTAGGACTTGATGTATATGATGCTTATACTGGACAAACCCGAGATGTTAAAACGTTATCGGGTGGAGAGAAATTTAATGCATCGCTTTCATTGGCATTAGGCATGGCGGATATAATTCAAAGTTTCCAAGGGGCTGTTTCGATAGATACGATGTTTATTGATGAAGGCTTTGGTACATTGGATGAGGAATCATTGACAAAAGCAATTGATACATTAATTGATTTACAAAAAGCTGGGCGCATGATAGGTGTTATCTCGCACGTAGAAGAATTAAAAGCAGCCTTTCCAGCGATTTTAGAAGTAAAGAAATCGAAAGAAGGACATAGTCAAACTTCATTCGTAATTAAATAG